In a single window of the Tachyglossus aculeatus isolate mTacAcu1 unplaced genomic scaffold, mTacAcu1.pri scaffold_170_arrow_ctg1, whole genome shotgun sequence genome:
- the LOC119923308 gene encoding putative olfactory receptor 2W6 produces MELSEANQRSGGDFILLGFSDHPGLEKVLFVVISIFYFLTIMGNTAIILVSYLDSQLHTPMYFFLSNLSFLDLCFTTTTIPQLLVNLWGPGKSISYKGCFAQLYIALTLGSTECILLAVMSYDHYVAVCQPLRHAALMLPCLYRQLAALTWVSGFANSIVRTAVTLRMPLCGRRRLDHFQCEVPAFIGIACGDTDPSEPEMFAASVIFLLAPVSLIITSYGHIARAVLRLHSAARWVKAFQTGSSHLMLVVIFFGTTTFMYLQPVKSISKDRAGSSPSSTSLSPPSSTLSSTP; encoded by the coding sequence ATGGAGCTAAGCGAAGCCAACCAGAGGTCTGGAGGTGACTttatcctgctgggtttctctgaTCATCCAGGGTTGGAGAAGGTTCTCTTTGTGGTCATCTCTATTTTCTACTTCTTGACTATAATGGGCAACACAGCCATCATTCTGGTGTCTTACCTGGACTCCCAGCTCCatacgcccatgtacttcttcctctctaATCTCTCTTTCCTGGATCTCTGCTTCACTACCACTACAATCCCCCAACTGCTGGTCAACCTGTGGGGACCAGGGAAAAGCATCAGTTACAAAGGTTGCTTTGCCCAGCTCTACATTGCACTGACTTTGGGCTCCACCGAATGCATCCTGTTGGCCGTCATGTCGTACGACCACTATGTTGCTGTCTGCCAGCCTCTGCGGCATGCTGCGCTCATGCTGCCATGTCTCTATAGGCAGCTGGCCGCTCTGACATGGGTGAGTGGCTTTGCCAACTCCATAGTGCGTACGGCGGTCACCCTCAGGATGCCCCTGTGTGGGAGACGCAGGCTGGACCACTTCCAGTGTGAAGTCCCGGCCTTCATTGGGATCGCCTGTGGGGACACTGACCCCAGCGAGCCTGAGATGTTTGCAGCAAGTGTGATCTTTCTGCTGGCACCCGTCTCCCTCATCATCACCTCCTATGGGCACATTGCCCGGGCAGTGCTGAGGCTCCATTCGGCCGCCAGGTGGGTCAAGGCATTCCAGACCGGCTCCTCCCACCTCATGTTGGTGGTAATTTTCTTTGGAACCACCACCTTCATGTACCTCCAGCCAGTTAAGAGCATCTCTAAGGACCGGGCAGGttcgtctccctcttctacatcgttgtcacccccttcctcaaccctctcatctacaccctga
- the LOC119923294 gene encoding olfactory receptor 2B2-like, with protein sequence MDRANGSTLQGFILLGFSDRPWLELPLFVVFLVSYILTILGNVTIILLCRLDPRLHTPMYVFLTNLSLLDLCYTTSIAPQMLVNLHSAQKVISYGVCVAQVFISLALGSTECLLLGAMSLDCFVAICRPLHYPDIMHHRLCLQLAASSWLSGFGNSALQSTWTLKKPCCGRHRVNHFFCEVPALLKLSCANTVANEAELFFISVLFLLIPVTLILISYGFIAQAVLRIPSVEDHRRAFGTCGSHLLVVLLFYGTAVYMYLQPPSPNSLDRGKMVSLFYGIIAPMLNPVIYTLRNKDVHHAFSGLVSRFSSLK encoded by the coding sequence ATGGACAGGGCCAATGGGAGTACCCTGCAGGGCTTCATCCTTCTGGGCTTCTCGGACCGACCCTGGCTGGAGCTGCCCCTCTTTGTGGTCTTTCTGGTTTCCTACATCCTGACCATCCTAGGCAATGTGACCATCATCCTGCTGTGTCGGCTGGACCCccgactccacacccccatgtacgtcttcctcaccaacctctccctcctAGACCTCTGTTATACCACCAGCATCGCACCCCAAATGCTGGTCAACCTTCACAGTGCTCAAAAGGTGATCAGCTATGGAGTCTGTGTGGCTCAGGTCTTCATCTCCCTGGCCTTGGGCTCCACTGAGTGTCTCCTTCTTGGGGCTATGTCATTGGACTgcttcgtggccatctgccgACCCCTGCACTACCCTGACATCATGCACCACAGGCTCTGCCTCCAGCTGGcagcctcctcctggctcagtggctttgggaaTTCTGCCCTCCAGTCCACGTGGACGTTGAAGAAGCCCTGCTGTGGTCGCCACCGAGTAAATCACTTCTTCTGCGAAGTGCCCGCCCTGCTGAAGTTGTCCTGCGCCAATACCGTGGCCAATGAGGCAGAGCTCTTCTTCATCAgcgtcctcttcctcctgatcCCCGTGACCCTCATCCTGATCTCCTATGGCTTCATCGcccaggctgtgctgaggatcccTTCAGTGGAGGACCACCGCAGGGCCTTCGGGACCTGTGGTTCTCACCTGCTGGTGGTTTTGCTCTTCTACGGGACAGCCGTCTACATGTACCTGCAGCCCCCGTCCCCCAACTCGCTGGACCGGGGAAAGATGGTCTCTCTCTTCTATGGAATCATTGCCCCCATGCTGAATCCcgtcatctacaccctgaggaataaAGACGTGCACCATGCCTTCTCGGGCTTGGTGTCCAGGTTCTCCTCCCTAAAGTAG